The following are from one region of the Amyelois transitella isolate CPQ chromosome 21, ilAmyTran1.1, whole genome shotgun sequence genome:
- the LOC106136628 gene encoding ras association domain-containing protein 10 has translation MEASSSDYSDEEVGVLARGQKLWVRGVRPHTTCADIVRALQDAPEAGGLSDNGEWVLAERWRGVERPLPPDVPVLNVLAAWGDARHEVRLSLRRVSSGGEEDSGRDSDSGSRTGARRRRRRGLRTSTPPPRAKSEDPAARLVSVIQHQSKTIHQQLDKLREQEKLIDHLEDQTHKNRMEKHGTNYLLESYLRDLGRCSEVNDSQAGNSDSGVGVGSGTPPRRHTKHKSRRERHLMREHYFTKELTDICQVNSERLMQTSNDTDSDASADELTRIREEIELLEKMAIINKRLHREEELVVRLTAKVKRYMDENKANSCENVTQAAMLIDKIEEEIASTTKEMQNNAMELERADKEIEIRLKLLDELTLELEEEELQNEVLERQLNETSSRQPILLQDSYVPVLEQANQIYGVGYALDTLV, from the exons ATGGAGGCTTCCTCATCAGATTACAGTGATGAAGAAGTGGGGGTGCTCGCGAGGGGGCAGAAACTCTGGGTGAGAGGAGTCAGGCCTCACACTACCTGCGCAGACATCGTCAGGGCATTACAGGATGCCCCAGAAG CTGGAGGACTTAGTGACAACGGCGAATGGGTGTTGGCAGAAAGGTGGCGTGGAGTTGAACGGCCCCTGCCTCCAGATGTGCCCGTCTTGAACGTTCTGGCCGCTTGGGGCGATGCCAGGCATGAG GTTCGACTGTCACTCCGTCGAGTGTCCAGCGGTGGAGAAGAAGACTCAGGTAGAGACAGCGACTCAGGCAGCCGTACAGGAGCCAGAAGACGACGTAGACGAGGACTCAGGACTTCTACTCCCCCTCCGAGAGCCAAGAGCGAAGATCCAGCTGCAAGGCTGGTGTCAGTGATACAGCACCAGAGCAAGACCATACATCAACAGCTGGATAAGTTACG AGAACAAGAGAAGCTTATCGACCATCTAGAAGACCAAACACACAAGAATCGAATGGAGAAACACGGCACGAACTATCTATTGGAATCCTATCTTAGAGACCTTGGAAGATGTAGTGAAGTTAACGACAGCCAAGCTGGGAACAGTGACAGCGGCGTAGGAGTAGGCAGTGGGACCCCACCGAGAAGACACACCAAACACAAATCCAGAAGAGAACGACATTTAATGAGAGAACACTATTTCACTAAAGAACTCACAGATATCTGCCAAGTAAACTCTGAAAGACTGATGCAAACTAGTAACGATACAGATTCGGATGCATCAGCTGACGAATTGACACGGATACGAGAAGAAATCGAACTGTTAGAGAAGATGGCGATTATAAACAAAAGACTGCACCGGGAAGAGGAATTAGTCGTACGGTTGACGGCGAAAGTGAAGCGATACATGGACGAGAATAAAGCTAATAGTTGCGAGAATGTTACTCAAGCAGCCATGTTGATTGATAAGATAGAAGAAGAAATAGCATCCACGACGAAAGAGATGCAAAATAACGCGATGGAATTAGAAAGAGCGGATAAGGAGATAGAGATCAGACTAAAGTTACTTGATGAGTTGACGTTAGAGTTGGAAGAGGAGGAATTGCAGAATGAGGTTTTGGAGCGGCAACTGAACGAAACGTCAAGTCGCCAGCCGATTCTGTTGCAAGATAGCTATGTACCTGTTTTAGAACAAGCAAACCAGATTTACGGCGTTGGTTATGCATTAGACACTCTCGTATGA
- the LOC106136638 gene encoding alpha-N-acetylglucosaminidase has translation MLLSVLIFNCILYVSGLNLQYLDPTKLQTKTSTFIQEKTANELLKGFFLQYKENNVWQASQLENFVLEVDRDLFKDNKDSFVIKSSGNVLKIRASTGIAALWGYHYYMKKYCKSHIGWQVQRIACPDPLPEAEETVVANDRFRYYQNVCTASYSFLWWKPADWKMHVLWMAFNGINLALAPVAQESAWKRIYERVGMTREEIDEHFTGPAFLSWLRMGNMRGWGGPLYETWHNMQRVNQASTVDLMRNLGIVPVLPSFAGHVPTAFARIYPNVTFYDVSRWNDFEEDYCCGLFLEPSDPLFKTIGTMFLKEVTSLSEGSHIYTADPFNEIGLKTSIWSTALVESTARAIFSTMTRTDENAVWLLQNWMFVHDSLLWPKNRVQSFLTAVPNGRMLILDLQSEQWPQYDLYEMYFGQPFIWCMLHNFGGTLGMFGSVNTINTVVYDARNRTNSTMIGIGLTPEGINQNYVVYDLMLESAWRKGPADLNNWVGEYAERRYGCNQTTVGWKYLVKSVYNFNGLNKIRGKYVITRTPSFSIRPWAWYSSKDLFNAFREFAFADCSGPGFEHDVVDITRQALQYRAEQLYMKLLIDKNSNDYVFKASIDQFLDAMNDIAAILHANADFTGTNWFQKAREFGGNELEAYMYELNARSQITLWGPNGEITDYACKQWEELFRYYYIPRWQAFLNAAVDAKLKNKVFDQRGVQNLIRSTVEQRFLYTEIPRYRKSYDSRNLAQTLYKKWAIMPNLSDLPISLITEKTSSVLKVKIFGTNLRSSEVEKRPEIILLTSTTPN, from the coding sequence ATGTTACTCTCAGTCTTGATATTCAACTGTATTTTATACGTATCGGGCCTAAATCTACAATATTTAGACCCGACAAAGTTACAAACCAAAACTTCAACTTTCATCCAAGAAAAAACCGCCAATGAATTACTCAAAGGGTTCTTTTTACAATACAAAGAGAATAATGTGTGGCAGGCAAGCCAATTAGAGAATTTTGTGTTAGAAGTCGATCGTGATTTGTTTAAAGACAACAAAGACTCTTTTGTGATCAAATCGTCGGGGAATGTGTTGAAAATTCGCGCAAGCACAGGCATCGCGGCGTTATGGGGCTACCACTATTATATGAAGAAGTACTGTAAAAGTCATATTGGTTGGCAGGTACAAAGGATTGCGTGTCCTGATCCATTGCCGGAAGCGGAGGAGACTGTTGTTGCTAACGACAGGTTCAGATATTATCAGAACGTGTGCACCGCGTCTTACAGTTTTCTCTGGTGGAAACCTGCCGATTGGAAAATGCACGTTCTATGGATGGCCTTCAACGGCATCAACCTGGCATTGGCTCCGGTCGCTCAAGAATCAGCTTGGAAAAGAATATACGAACGAGTCGGCATGACTCGGGAAGAAATCGACGAGCATTTTACTGGGCCCGCATTTCTATCGTGGCTCAGAATGGGCAATATGCGCGGTTGGGGCGGACCTTTATATGAGACATGGCATAATATGCAGCGAGTGAATCAAGCGTCCACCGTTGATCTGATGAGGAACCTTGGCATCGTGCCTGTGCTGCCGTCTTTTGCGGGACACGTGCCAACAGCATTCGCTAGGATATACCCGAACGTAACGTTCTATGATGTCAGCCGATGGAATGATTTCGAAGAGGACTATTGCTGTGGACTGTTCTTAGAACCGAGTGATCCATTGTTCAAAACTATTGGCACGATGTTCCTAAAAGAAGTAACTTCATTATCCGAAGGCAGTCATATTTATACAGCCGATCCCTTTAATGAGATAGGACTGAAAACTAGTATCTGGTCTACGGCTTTGGTTGAGAGCACGGCTAGGGCAATTTTCTCCACAATGACACGTACTGATGAGAACGCGGTGTGGCTACTTCAAAACTGGATGTTTGTACACGATTCACTATTATGGCCAAAAAATAGAGTGCAGTCGTTTTTAACTGCTGTGCCCAACGGCCGAATGCTGATTCTAGATTTGCAGTCGGAACAATGGCCGCAGTATGATCTTTACGAAATGTATTTTGGGCAGCCGTTCATTTGGTGCATGTTGCACAACTTCGGAGGTACACTGGGTATGTTTGGAAGTGTGAACACAATAAACACGGTGGTGTATGACGCGAGGAATCGTACCAATAGCACGATGATAGGGATTGGTTTGACTCCAGAGGGCATTAATCAGAACTATGTGGTTTACGATCTTATGCTGGAGTCGGCTTGGCGTAAAGGGCCAGCAGATCTTAACAACTGGGTAGGAGAATACGCCGAGAGACGATACGGGTGTAACCAGACAACTGTCGGCTGGAAGTACCTCGTGAAAAGCGTTTATAACTTCAATGGTTTGAACAAAATTAGGGGGAAGTACGTGATAACGCGCACACCAAGTTTCAGCATTCGCCCTTGGGCGTGGTATTCAAGTAAAGACTTATTTAACGCCTTCAGGGAATTCGCTTTTGCGGACTGTTCGGGTCCAGGATTCGAACACGACGTGGTTGATATAACGCGTCAAGCGTTACAATATAGAGCTGAACAGTTATATATGAAATTGTTGATTGACAAAAATTCCAATGACTATGTGTTCAAGGCATCGATAGATCAATTCTTAGATGCAATGAACGATATAGCCGCGATACTACATGCGAATGCTGACTTTACTGGGACGAATTGGTTTCAAAAAGCTAGGGAGTTCGGTGGTAATGAGTTAGAAGCGTATATGTACGAGTTGAACGCTAGAAGTCAAATAACTTTATGGGGTCCCAACGGAGAGATCACAGATTACGCGTGTAAGCAGTGGGAGGAATTATTCAGATATTACTACATTCCAAGGTGGCAGGCTTTTCTGAATGCAGCTGTGGATgccaaattgaaaaataaagttttcgaTCAGAGAGGCGTTCAGAATTTAATTAGATCAACAGTAGAACAACGATTTCTTTACACAGAAATCCCAAGATATCGAAAATCCTATGATTCTCGCAATTTAGCGCAAacactttataaaaaatgggCCATAATGCCGAATTTAAGTGATCTACCAATAAGTCTTATTACAGAGAAAACGTCGAGTGTATTAAAAGTGAAGATTTTCGGGACTAATCTACGCTCCAGTGAAGTAGAAAAAAGACCGGAAATCATATTATTGACATCTACTACGCCTAATTAG
- the LOC106136639 gene encoding proteasome subunit alpha type-1, protein MFRNQYDSDVTVWSPQGRLHQVEYAMEAVKLGSATVGLKNKQFAVLIALKRAVSELSAYQKKIIPIDDHIGISISGLTADARMLSRFMRTECLNHLYAHDAPMPVGRLIGLVGNKMQICTQRYDKRPLGVGLLVAGYDDQGPHIYQTCPSANYFDCRAMAIGARSQSARTYLEKHLNTFLDCDLNDLVAHGLRALRDTLPNEVDLNTKNVSIAIVGPKTPLRICEETELARFLTLVEGEERRGGTASATGDAGPIDKDPPGDDQDRDPQVAVAMETE, encoded by the exons ATG ttcCGTAACCAGTACGACAGTGACGTCACAGTATGGAGTCCTCAAGGGCGTCTCCACCAAGTAGAATATGCTATGGAAGCGGTGAAGTTGGGCTCAGCCACTGTAGGGCTCAAGAACAAGCAGTTTGCGGTCCTCATAGCTCTGAAGAGGGCCGTGAGCGAGCTGTCTGCCTATCAGAAGAAGATCATACCTATTGATGATCATATTGGAATTTCTATTTCGGGTTTGACAGCTGATGCTCGAATGTTGAG TCGTTTCATGCGTACGGAATGCCTGAATCACCTGTACGCTCACGATGCCCCGATGCCAGTTGGGAGATTGATTGGTCTTGTTGGAAACAAGATGCAAATTTGCACGCAAAGATATGATAAACGTCCACTCGGAGTAGGCCTCTTGGTAGCTGGCTACGAT gatCAAGGCCCCCACATTTACCAGACGTGTCCATCAGCCAACTACTTCGACTGCCGTGCCATGGCCATCGGGGCTCGTTCGCAGTCAGCCCGTACTTACTTGGAGAAACACCTCAATACGTTCTTGGACTGCGATCTGAATGATTTGGTCGCTCATGGACTGAGAGCCTTGAGGGATACCCTGCCGAATGAAGTTGATCTTAATACTAAG AACGTATCGATCGCTATTGTCGGTCCCAAAACGCCCCTCCGCATATGCGAGGAGACGGAGCTGGCCCGGTTCCTGACGCTGGTGGAGGGGGAGGAGCGGCGTGGCGGGACAGCGAGCGCTACCGGGGACGCGGGGCCCATAGACAAGGACCCCCCGGGGGACGACCAGGACAGAGATCCGCAGGTGGCG GTTGCCATGGAGACCGAGTAA